A genomic window from Ciona intestinalis chromosome 8, KH, whole genome shotgun sequence includes:
- the LOC100182117 gene encoding tyrosine-protein kinase transmembrane receptor ROR2, translated as MFRHTGYVMSIPLWICVLATVVECTDDGSSFRDQFLGLPGLLHAASTDPISNGVAEETEVDTSDDEMESSLRIASRMRSLNAVSGDNVNFKCKVASASQTNLTFTWYKEDLLIDPAYDERVNIVKRKWGSRMRIKEVFTSDSGLYRCEASDGISRVQTSAHLKVSFRKPPPPGKNEKPKIDYFAGKCEKYTGVACAEFLNGVDIYVEAFVPQSLMESQITTALTQISDTRHVSEKCQKFAVPAFCYFVFRPCHHNATGDLVKGDGLCQEDCNTLKHDICHEEYVQRAQHPFMKQLFDTAKCSILKSSQSSECTSVGLPQASEDDCYNDDGSEYTGRTNIAETGELCKSWPAHMTDKKFVGGNNFCRNPGHGMSQPWCFVDEQRTEKKVCKISKCSSTNILFIALPCGCALIVIVAISLYCICCRRKPSNQSTPSQSKVPLLSNQIKVHQVQSSSIRFETNIGHGLFGPVFKARLTNEANFANGYPVAIKSLQENYTQSHLEVFNKELELFSAIDHQNVACLKAVAMHPKCLVFEHSDLPTLQDQLTMQSPANDVTKPPIDNNASHANFVGMAAQVAAGMEYLSSKNFVHRDIASRNILMFNNGTLKICNLGIIMESNASSYYTPPQSHHMFPIRWMAPESIHSWQFSDKSAVWSFGVLLWEIFSYGLQPYCGYSNHEVLDMISRRQLLTCPDQCPAKVYSLMHECWCAQPNQRPSFTEILMKLNGWKTPQVDLPMKNVQMISSVTSPSPPPEYTTLPTGTNAPWKSHPVSSSERSYPSSSDRRFNPSDVSSRASSRDEYHPVHPQHRYYPIDVISGSTDVTNVPESYDAVLPQEHRDFETYDVVARRDANQTT; from the exons tggTCGAATGTACTGACGATGGAAGTTCGTTTAGAGATCAATTCCTTGGATTGCCAGGCCTTCTACACGCCGCTAGCACCGATCCAAT ATCGAACGGAGTCGCGGAAGAGACGGAAGTAGACACGAGCGACGACG AAATGGAGTCCTCACTTCGTATCGCTTCCCGCATGCGTAGTTTAAACGCTGTATCCGGTGATAATGTGAACTTCAAATGCAAAGTCGCTTCTGCATCTCAGACCAATCTTACATTCACttg GTACAAAGAAGACCTTCTCATTGACCCTGCTTATGACGAAAGAGTGAACATTGTTAAGCGCAAATGGGGTTCACGCATGCGCATTAAAGAGGTGTTTACATCGGATTCGGGACTATACAGATGTGAAGCATCAGACGGCATCAGTCGCGTACAAACTTCTGCACACTTAAAAGTATCCTTCC GGAAACCACCGCCCCCTGGTAAAAACGAAAAGCCAAAAAT tgaCTACTTCGCTGGTAAATGTGAAAaatacacgggtgttgcatGCGCTGAGTTCCTTAATGGTGTGGATATCTATGTTGAAGCATTCGTTCCTCAATCTCTTATGGAATCCCAAATAACAACTGCCCTCACACAAATAT CGGACACCAGACACGTATCAGAGAAATGCCAGAAGTTTGCTGTTCCCGCGTTTTGTTATTTCGTGTTCCGTCCCTGCCACCATAACGCTACAGGGGACCTAGTAAAAGGAGACGGGTTATGCCAAGAAGATTGTAATACCCTCAAGCATGATATCTGCCATGAGGAATACGTACAACGCGCACAGCATCCGTTTATGAAG CAACTATTCGACACTGCAAAATGCTCCATTCTGAAGTCTTCGCAGTCATCCGAATGCACAAGTGTCGGACTCCCACAAGCTAGTGAAGATGATTGCTACAATGACGATGGGTCAGAATACACGGGAAGAACGAACATCGCAGAAACTGGGGAACTGTGCAAGTCATGGCCGGCACACATGACCGACAAG AAATTCGTTGGTGGAAATAACTTTTGTCGCAACCCCGGTCACGGGATGAGCCAACCCTGGTGTTTTGTTGACGAACAAAGAACTGAgaaaaaagtttgcaaaatCTCCAAATGCT CATCCACAAACATTTTGTTCATCGCCCTACCGTGTGGATGTGCATTAATCGTAATCGTTGCTATTAGCCTATACTGCATTTGCTGCCGAAGAAAACCATCCAATCAGAGCACACCATCTCAGTCTAAAGTTCCGCTACTGTCCAATCAG ATTAAAGTTCACCAAGTCCAATCTTCTTCCATTCGTTTCGAAACAAACATCGGTCACGGTTTATTTGGCCCTGTGTTCAAAGCCCGTCTCACCAACGAAGCAAATTTCGCGAACGGATATCCG GTTGCAATCAAATCCCTGCAGGAAAACTACACGCAATCTCACTTGGAAGTTTTCAACAAAGAACTGGAATTGTTCTCAGCTATTGATCATCAAAATGTCGCTTGCttgaag GCGGTAGCGATGCACCCGAAATGTTTAGTGTTCGAACACAGCGACCTGCCGACTCTGCAAGATCAACTCACGATGCAGTCACCCGCGAATGACGTCACCAAGCCACCGATCGATAACAATGCGAGTCACGCGAACTTCGTCGGCATGGCAGCTCAA GTCGCTGCGGGCATGGAATACCTCAGCAGTAAAAACTTTGTACACCGAGATATCGCGTCAAGAAACATTCTAATGTTCAATAATGGAACTTTGAAGATATGTAACCTTGGTATTATCATGGAGTCGAATGCATCAAGTTATTACACACCACCACAGAGTCACCATATGTTTCCAATCAG ATGGATGGCCCCGGAATCTATTCACAGTTGGCAGTTTTCTGACAAGTCTGCAGTTTGGTCGTTTGGAGTTCTTCTGTGGGAAATTTTCAGCTATGGATTGCAACCTTACTGTGGATACAGCAACCATGAG GTGTTGGATATGATCAGTCGTCGACAGTTGCTTACATGTCCTGACCAGTGTCCAGCCAAAGTATATTCACTCATGCATGAATGTTGGTGTGCACAACCAAACCAAAGACCATCCTTTACC GAAATCCTGATGAAACTGAACGGTTGGAAAACACCCCAGGTCGATTTGCCGATGAAGAACGTTCAAATGATTTCCAG tgtgacgtcaccatcCCCACCACCTGAGTACACAACCCTTCCCACCGGAACAAACGCTCCCTGGAAGAGTCATCCCGTCTCTTCATCTGAGAGATCTTATCCATCATCCAGTGATCGACGTTTCAACCCCAGTGACGTCAGCAGTCGTGCGTCATCAAGGGACGAGTACCACCCGGTACATCCCCAACATCGATACTACCCCATTGACGTCATTTCGGGTTCgactgacgtcacaaacgttcCTGAGTCTTATGACGCGGTGCTTCCCCAGGAACACAGAGATTTCGAGACATATGACGTCGTCGCTCGTCGCGATGCAAACCAGACCACGTGA